The Streptomyces sp. NBC_00162 sequence GCGGCCCTGGGCATGAACGCGGTCTCGGACGGCCGGCACGTGCTGCTCCCGCAGGCGGCGACCGGGCTGCTGGCGCCGCTGCGGGACCGGGGCTTCGAGCCGGTCCCGATGGACCTGGGAGAGCTGCTCAAGGGCGGCGGCAGCGTGAAGTGCTGCACCCAGGAGCTGAGGCCCTAGCCCTCCGGGGAGGAGGGCGGCGGCCAGGCCTGGCCCCAGTCGGCGTCCCGCGCCGCCTTGTAGAGGTCACCGTGGCGCTTGGTCACGTTGACCCGGGTCAGGCCTGACGAGTCGCCTTCCTCAGGACCGCACAGTTCCAGCTGGACGAGCCCCTTCCGGATCTGCGGCCTCCGCGTGATCCGGAAGGCGGCCGGCTGCGTCGGGAAGCGGGTCGCGGCGACGTAGCTGAACTTCTCGTCCTCGTACGGGAGCGAGCCGCCCTTGACCTGCCGGTGCAGGGAGGACCGGCTGACCCGCGCCGAGAAGTGGCACCAGTCCTGACCGACCTCGATCGGGCAGGTCCCGTCGTGCGGGCACGGGGCGGCGACCCGCAGCCCGGCCGCGATCAGCTGGTCGCGGGCCTCGCGGATGCGGAGGTAGCCCTCCGGCGTGCCCGGCTCGATCAGCACCACGGCCTGACCGGCCCGCGCCGCCTCGGCGACGACCGCCGTACGGGCCTGCGGGGTCAGCTCGCCCAGCACGTACGAGACCGTCACCAGGTCGGCCTCGGGAAGCGTCAGCCCGGAGCCGATGACCGCCCGACGCCAGGCCGCGCCGCGCAGCGCCTCCGAGGTGGAGGCCGCCGCCAGCTCCCGGCCCAGGGCCAGCGCCGGCTCCGCCCAGTCGAGCACCGTGGTCTCCCGCGGGCCGTCCCAGGTGGCGTCCACCGCCCAGGTCGCGGCTCCCGTGCCGCCGCCCACGTCCACGTGCGAGCCCGGCGCCCACTGCGGGGCCGCCTCCGCGAGGCCGTCCAGGGCGGCCCGGACGGCCTCGAAGGTGGCGGGCATCCGGTACGCCGCGTACGCCGCCACGTCGGAACGGTCGCGCAGCACGGGCGCGTCGGTCGGAATCCGCCCCCGGTAGCTGGCGATGAGCCGCTCGACGGCGGCCGTGGCCTGCTTGGGCGGGAGCCCGTCGAGCAGCCTGCCGAGCGTGCTGCGGAGGGTTTCGGCGGTGGTGGGGGCGGAGACGTTCACCTGCGAAGTTTACGGCGCCGCGGGCGCGCCGGATTCGCGGTTCTGCCAGGGCCGGCACAGGCCCAGGAAGCAGGCCACCGACAGGAAGGCGCACACCAGCTGCACCAGCGCCATCGGCACCGCCGTGTCCTCGCCCGCGATCCCGACCAGCGGCGAGGCGATCGCGCCGACCAGGAAGGAGGAGGTGCCGAGCAGGGCGGAGGCCGAGCCGGCGGCGTGCGGGGTGCGCATCAGCGCCTGCGCGTTGGTGTTCGGCAGCACCAGGCCCATCGCCGACATCAGCACGAACAGCGCGGCGGCGATCGGAACCAGCCCGACCTCCCCGAACACCCCGGTCGACATGAGCAGCAGGGCCACCGAGGCGACCGTGATGATCCCGAGCCCGACGGCCAGCGCGTTGTCCAGGCGGACCCGGCCGACCAGCAGCTTGCCGTTGATCTGCCCGACGGCGATCAGGCCGACGGAGTTGACGCCGAACAGCAGGCTGAAGGCCTGGGGCGAAGCCCCGTAGATCTCCTGCACCACGAAGGGCGAGGCGGCGATGTACGAGAACAGCACGGCGAAGGCGAAACCGCCGGCCAGCATGTAGCCGGCGAAGACGCGGTCGCCGAGCAGCCCCCGCATGGTCCGCAGCGCGGCGCCGACGCCGCCCGTCTGGCGCCGCTCGGGCGGCAGGGTCTCGCCGAGGCCGCGCCACACCATCAGGGTGAGCACGAGGCCGACGGCGGTGAGGATGACGAACACCCCGCGCCAGTCGGCGAAGCGCAGCACCTGGCCGCCTATGAGCGGGGCGATGATCGGGGCGGTCCCGGATATGAGCATCAGGGTGGAGAAGAAGCGGGCCATCTCGACCCCGTCGTACAGGTCGCGTACGACGGCGCGTGCGATGACTATCGCGGCCGCGCCGGCCAGGCCCTGGAGCAGGCGGAAGGCGATGAGCAGTTCGGCGGTCGGGGCGAGCGCGCAGATCGCGGTGGCGAGGACATACACGATCATGCCGATGAGCAGCGGCCGGCGGCGGCCCCACTTGTCGCTCATCGGGCCGATGACCAGCTGGCCCAGCGCCATGCCGGCGAGGCAGGCGGTGAGGGTGAGCTGGATGGTGGCGGCCGGGCTGTGCAGGGCGGTGGTGACCTCCGGCAGGGCCGGGAGGTACATGTCCATGGACAGCGGGGGGAGCGCGGTGAGCCCGCCGAGTACGAAGGTGACCAGCAGGCCGGTGCGGCGTGCGGCCTTCAGGGGCGCGGCGGCTGTGGGGGCGGAGGGCGATTCGGGTGACGGTTCGTGCGAGCGGGCCGTCACGGGGCCTCTCTCCGACATGCGGAACTCCAGTCTGCTTGTCTTCTTTATGCACCCCTGACCGACCCATGCTCTCAGCAATCGGAACGTCCGGGGACCGGGGCGCCGTGTGACGTAGCCTGCGGCCCCATGGACGAACGCACGAAGAAGATCGCTGTAGTGACGGGTGCCGGCTCCGGAATCGGCCGCTCGGTGGCGCTGACCCTGGCGGCGGCCGGCTGGGCCGTGGCGGTGGCGGGCCGCCGTACCGGGCCGCTGGAGGAGACCGCCGCGGCGGCGGGCGACGGCGCCGACGTGCTCTGCGTACGGACGGACGTCAGCGATCCGGAGGACGTCACTGCGCTGTTCGGGGCCGTACGCGAGCGGTACGGGCACCTCGACCTGCTCTTCAACAACGCGGGCACCTTCGGCCCGGGCGGCGTCCCGCTGGAGGACATCTCCTACGAGGCCTGGCGCTCGGTGGTCGACGTCAACCTGACCGGCGCCTTCCTGTGCGCGCAGGCCGCCTTCCGGCAGATGAAGGCGCAGGACCCGCAGGGCGGCCGCATCATCAACAACGGCTCCATCTCGGCGCACGTGCCGCGCCCGAACTCCATCGCCTACACCGCGACCAAGCACGCGATGACCGGCCTGACCAAGTCCCTGTCGCTGGACGGGCGCCCCCACCGGATCGCCTGCGGCCAGATCGACATCGGCAACGCGGCGACCGAGATGACCGAGCGGATGCAGACCGGCATCCTCCAGGCCAACGGGCAGCTGGCCGTCGAACCGGTGATGGACGCCGCCGACGTGGCGCGCACGGTGCTGCACATGGCGGAGCTCCCGCTGGAGGCGAACGTGCAGTTCGCGACGGTGATGGCGACGACGATGCCGTACATCGGGCGGGGCTGAGCAACCCCGTTGCCAGGGCGCGGGGGCGGAGACGATCATGAGGCCCATGACCGATACCGAAGTCGAAGTACTGCGCTACACGGCCTTCTCCGGCGACCCGGCGGGCGGCAACCCCGCCGGGGTCGTCCTCGACGCGACCGGACTGGACGACTCCGCGATGCTGGGCATCGCCGCCGAGCTCGGCTACAGCGAGACCGCCTTCCTGACCGCCCCGCCCGAGGGGCTGGAGGGAGAGCCGGGCCGGGCCTTCACCGTGCGCTACTTCAGCCCGAAGGCGGAGGTGCCCTTCTGCGGGCACGCCACCGTGGCCACCGCCGTGGCGCTGGGCGAGCGGACCGGCCCGGGGGAGCTGGTCTTCGCGACGCGGGCCGGGACCGTACCGGTCTCCGTCACCGCCGAGGAGGGGCGCCTACGGGCCACCCTGACCAGCGTCGTACCGCACGTCGAGGAGATCGGCGCGGCCGACCTCGCCGAGGCGCTGGCCGCGCTGGACTGGCCGGAGGCCGACCTGGACCCGGCGTTCCCGCCCAGGATCGCCTACGCCGGAGCCCGCCACCTGGTGCTCGGCGCCGCCACCCGGGCCCGGCTCGCGGACCTCGGTTACGACTTCGCCCGGCTGGAGGCGCTGATGCGGCGCCTGGACCTGACCACCGTGCAGCTCGTGTACCGGGCGGGCCCGGCGGAGTTCCACGTACGGGACCCCTTCCCGGTCGGCGGGGTCGTCGAGGACCCGGCGACGGGCGCCGCCGCGGCCGCCTTCGGCGCGTACGCCCGGGAGCTCGGCCTGGTCCCGCAGGACGCCGTGCTCACCCTCCACCAGGGCGCGGACATGGGCCGGCCCGGGGTGCTCACGGTGGAACTGCGCGCCGGGGACCCGCGGGTGCGGGTGGGCGGCACGGGCGTACGGATCCCCTGATGAGGGTGACCGGGTACGCGGCCGCCGCACTGCCGGGGGACCTCGCCGCGCAGGTCGCGGCCCTGGAGGCGGCGGCCTGGCCGGGCTCCGCCCCGGGCCACGACCCCGCCCTCGCCCCGCGGGCGCTGCTGCTGGCGGACGCGACCGGGGCGGTGGCCGCCGCGCTGGCGCTGCTGTACAAGGAGATCGGGGTCGCGGGGCGGACGTACCGGGCGGCCGGGCTCAGCGGCGTGGTCACCCGGCGGGAGCTGCGGGGCCGCGGGCTCGGCGGCCGCCTGGTGGCGGCGGCCCGCGCCGACCTGGCGGCCGATCCGGCCGTGGACCTGGCCCTGTTCAGCTGCGACCGGCCGCTGGCGCCGTTCTACGAGGCGGCCGGCTTCGCGCCGCTGCCCGGCACGGTCCTGGTCGGCGGCACCCCCGGGGAACCGCTGGCCACCGACGAGCCGGGCTTCGACAAGGCGGTGGTGGCGGCCTTCTTCACGGCCGACCCGGACCGGGACCGGGCCGCCTTCACGGGCATCCGCGTCCCGCTGTACCCGGGGACCATCGACCGGCTGTGGTGAGGCTCAGCCGACGGGCGCGGCGTCGGCGCCGTCCGTGGACCGCGCCTTAGCCTCCGCCGGGCGGCCGCGCTCCATGAAGAACAGCACCAGCACGGGGACCAGGTACAGCGCCCACACCGACAGCTGGAACACGGTGGGGTCCGGCTGGAAGTTGAACACGCCCTTGAGCAGGGTCCCGTACCAGCTGTCCGGCGGCACGGCGGAGCTGACGTCGAAGGCCTTGGTGTCCAGGCCGCCCAGGAAGCGGGCCTCCTGGAGGTCGTGGACCCCGTACGCGAGCACGCCCGCGGCCACGACCACCAGCATGCCGCCGGTCCACTTGAAGAACTTCGCCAGGTTGATCCGCAGGGCGCCGCGGTAGAACAGCCAGCCCAGCACGATCGCCGTCGCGATGCCCAGCAGCACCCCGGCCAGCGGTGCGGAGGAGCCCTCGCCGCTCGCCCGTACCGACGCCCACACGAACAGCGCGGTCTCCAGCCCCTCGCGGCCGACGGCCAGGAACGCGGTCGCGACCAGCGCGCCGGTGCCCATGGCGAGCGCCGCGTCGAGCTTGCCGTGCAGCTCGCCCTTCAGATGCCGCGCGGTGCGCTTCATCCAGAAGACCATCCACGTCACCAGGCCGACGGAGACGATCGACAGGCTGCCGCCCAGCAGTTCCTGCGCCTCGAAGGTCAGCGCCTGGCTGCCGAAGGTGAGCAGGGCGCCGAAGGCGAGCGAGATCCCGCAGGCGATCGCGATGCCGAGCCAGACCGGGCGCAGGGCGTCCCTGCGCTCGGTCTTGACCAGGTAGGCGACGAGGATGCAGACGACCAGGCTGGCCTCCAGCCCCTCGCGCAGGCCGATCAGATAATTGCCGAACACGGTGGTTCCTCTCCGGCGGGGACTACGCGAACAGCGTCCGGCCCCACCAGTCGTCCTTGTCGCGGACGCCCGGCGGGACGGCGAAGACGGCCGAACCCACGTGCTGGATGTATTCGTTGAGGACGTCGGACTTCGCCAGGTTGCGCTGGATGGGGATGAAGCCCTTGCGGACGTCGCGCTGGTAGGCGAGGAAGAACAGGCCCGCGTCGAGGCGGCCCAGGCCGTCCGTGCCGTCCGTGAAGGAGTAGCCGCGGCGCAGGATGGTCGCCCCGTTGTTGGTGTCCGGGTGCGCGAGGCGGACGTGCGCCTCGGGCTTCATCGCCTTCAGGAACGGCTCGTCGCGCTCCTTGGACTTGCCGACGGGGGCACCCTCGCCCTTGTCGCGGCCGAAGATGTCCTCCTGCTCCCCGAGGGGAGTGCGGTCCCAGGTCTCGATGTTCATCCGGATCCGGCGGGCCACCAGGTAGGAGCCGCCGGTCATCCAGTCGCTGCCGTCGCCGGGACCGACCCACACGTGCTTGTCCAGGGCCGCCTTGTCGGTGCCCGCGATGTTCCGGGTGCCGTCCTTGAAGCCCATCATGTTGCGCGGGGTCTGCTCGTCGGGAGTGGTCGACGAGGTCTTGCCGAAGCCGAGCTGCGACCAGCGCATCGCGGTCCGGCCGAAGCCGATGCGGGCCAGCTGGCGGATCGCGTGCACGGCGACCTGCGGGTCGTCGGCGCAGGCCTGGACGCAGATGTCGCCGCCGGAGCGGGCCGCGTCCAGGTTGTCACCGGGGAACAGCTCCAGGTCCACCAGGGCTTCCGGGCGCTTGTTCTCCAGCCCGAAGCGGTCCTTGGCGAACAGGCCGGGCCCGAAGCCGATGGTCAGGGTGAGCCGCGAGGGCTTGAGGCCCAGCGCCTCGCCCGTGTCGTCCGGGGGTGCCTCGGGGAGGCCGCCGAAGCCGCCCTCGCCGACCGGCCGGCCGGCTGTCATCAGCCGGGCCGCCTCGGTCCACTCCTTGAGGAGCTTGACCAGTTCGGCACGGTCCTTCGTCTTCACGTCGAAGGCCGCGAAGTGCAGCCGGTCCTGCACGGCGCTCGCGATACCGGCCTGGTGCTCGCCGTGGAAAGGCACGGCCGCCCCGGCGGAGGCCACCGGCACCGCGTCCGAGCCGGTGCCCAGGGCCGCCACCGTGCCGCCGGCCGCGGCGGCGCCGAGCGCGAGCCCGGCCCCGCCCCAGCCGAGCACGGAGCGCCGCGAGGGCACGGCCCTGCCGCCGTCGTTGTGTTCCGCTTCCGGCTGCACGGCCGGCTCCGACTCGGACATTCGGGTCTCCCGCCTGATCTCTCTGGTGCCGGTTACTTCGCGACCGCGGCCGCGAGCTTGGAGAGCGGCTCGGCGAGCGCGTTGACGCCGTCCGAGAGCTCCTTGCGCTCGGGCTCGCCGACCTTGTCGTACGAGGTGAACTCGTAGGAGGTCTTGTCGGCGCGGTACTTGTCCAGGAGGGTGTTCAGGGCCGCGAACTGGGTGTCGAGCTGCTTGGCGAGCTCCGGGTCGTTCTTGGCGGCGATCGCCTTGAGGACGTCGTACGCCTTCTGCGCGCCCTCGACGTTGGCCTTGAAGTCGACGAGGTCGGTGTGGGAGTAACGCTCCTCCTCACCCGTGACCTTGCCGGTGGCGACCTCGTCCAGGAGCTCCTTGGCGCCGTTGGCGATCGAGGTGGGGGTGATCTCCGCCTGGCCGACCTTCTTCTGCCAGTCGGTCAGGTCCGTGATCAGGGTGTCGGCGAGCTTCTTCTCTTCGTCGCCGATCTTGTTGTCGGCCCACAGGGCCTTCTCCAGACGGTGCCAGCCCGTCCAGTCCTTCGCCGGGTCCTGGCCGGCCTCCAGGCCGTCCTCGCGGACGTCGACCTTCGGGTCGATGTCACCGAAGGACTCGGCGACCGGCTCGGTGCGCTCCCAGCCGATGCGGGAGGGCGCGTACAGCTTCTTCGCGGCCTCGACGTCGCCGGCCTTGACCGCGTCCGCGAAGGCCTGCGCCTTGGGGAGGGTCTCCTCGGCCTGCTGGACCACGTACGCGCGGTAGGCGGCGACCGCGGCGTCCATCTCGGGGCTGCGCTTCTCCTCGCCGTCCTTGCCGGTGGCCTTGACCTTCTGGGCGATGCCGTCGCCCTTCATGCCGGGCTTGCAGACGATCTCGTACTCGCCCGCCTTGATCTCGGCGGTGATGGAGGCCTTGGTGCCGGGGCCGATGTTCTCGCGCTCGGTCACGATGCGGGCGTCCGGGAAGAGGACGTAGACCTCGGTGACCTTCGAGCCCTTGTTCTCGACGTCGATCTGCACCTTGCCCGACGGGAACTCCGTCTTCGACACCTCGCAGGCGCTGTCGGATGCCGCGACCTTGATCACGCCGTCGCCGCCCGCGTCGCTCTTCTGGGAGCAGCCGGTTACGGCGGTCAGGGCGGCCGCCACGGAGGCGGCGGCTATGACGGTGAGGCGGGCGGGGCGCATGGTGGGCTCCTGGGCGTCGGACGAGGGGGCCGTCCCAAGGGGGAGAGGCCGGTGAGGCGGACCTAACTTAACCGAGGCTTACCTGACCCATACCCACCCGTGCAGTGATTCAGCTCTCACCTTCCGGCGCCGGACACGGCGCCGTCACGGACGTTTCAGGACGGCCCCATGACCAGGTCAAGGGAAGGTCAAGCCGGAGCGACCGTTCCGTATCACGGAATGCTCCGTTCCGCGCACTGGGACGACCAGCGGTGCCCCGGTGTGCGGGTGCGGGAGGACTTCGACCGGCTGCCGGTAGACGCGGCTGAGCAGAGCGTCCTCGAACACCTCGGCCGGCGGACCGGCCGCGGCCATCCGCCCGTCGTGCAGGACGGCGGCCCGGTCCGCGTAGGCGGCGGCCAGCCCCAGGTCGTGCAGGACGACGACCACCGCGTCCCCGGCGGCGGCCCGCTCCCGGCAGATCCGCAGCACGAGTTCCTGATGGCGCAGGTCCAGGGCGGCGGTGGGCTCGTCGAGGAGCAACAGCGGCGCCCGCTGGGCCAGTACGCGGGCCAGTGCGACCCGGGCCCGCTCGCCGCCGGAGAGCGCGGAGAAGGGGCGGGCGGCGAAATCGGTGACCTCGGTCGCGGCCATGGCGGCGGCCACCGCCTCCTCGTCCGCGTCGGCGAGCGGGGTGCCGGCCCAGGGCGCGCGGCCCATCCGTACGACGTCCTCCACGGGGAAGGGGAAGGACAGCGCGGCCGACTGGGGAAGTACGGAGCGCCGCAACGCGAGTTCGGGGGCGCTCCAGTCGCCCACCGGGCGGCCGTCGATCCGGATCTCCCCGGAGGCGGCCGGCAGGTCGGCGGCCAGCGCCGCCAACAGCGTGGACTTGCCCGCGCCGTTGGGGCCCACCAGGGCCAGCACCTCGCCGGCCCGGGCGGTCAGGTCGATCCCGGCCAGGACCTCGCGCTGTCCGAGCCGGACGTGCAGGCCCAATGCTTCGGCGAAGGCCGCGCCGGGGGCGGGGCGGGCCGGGACGGTCCGCTTGTTCCGGGAGAGCAGCCCGCTCAGCCTGCCGGTCACGCCCAGCCTCCTTGTTTGCGGCGGGTGCGGCGCAGCAGCCAGAAGAAGAACGGGCTGCCGAGCAGGGCGGTCAGGACGCCGAGCGGCAGCTCGGCCGGCTGGGCGAGGGTCCGGGCGGCCAGATCGCCCGCGACCAGGACGACGGCCCCGGCCAGCGCGCTGCCGGGCACCAGGAAGCGGTGGCCGGGGCCGTTGGCCATCCGCAGCAGGTGCGGGACCAGCAGTCCGACGAAGGTGATGACCCCGGCCACGGCCACGGCGGCGGCGGTGAGCAGCGCCACGACCAGGATGAGGGCGAGGCGCAGCCGCTCGACGTCGATGCCGAGGTGGCGGGCCGGGCGTTCGCCGAGGGACAGGAGGTCCAGGCGGCGCGAGTAGAAGGGGGCGACGAGCAAACCGGCCAGGGCACAGGGCAGTACGGCGAGCACCTTGGGCCAGGTGGCCTGGGCGAGGGAGCCGAGCTGCCAGAAGGTGATCTGGTTGACCTGCCCGCTGTCCGCGAAGAAGACGAACAGGCCGATGAGGGCGCCGGCGAAGGCGTTGACGGCTATGCCGGTGAGGATGAGGGTGACGACCTCGGTCCTCCCGCCGTTGCGGGAGAGGAAGTAGACGGAGCCGACGGTGACCAGGCCCGCGACGAACGCGCAGAGGGGAACCGTCCAGTTGCCGAGGAAGCTGAGCCCGAGCCCGATGGCGGCGACCGCGCCGACGGCGGCTCCCGCCGAGATCCCGATGACGCCGGGCTCGGCCAGCGGGTTGCCGAAGACGCCCTGCATGAGCGCGCCCGCGCAGCCCAGGCTCGCGCCGACGAGCAGCGCGAGCACGACGCGGGGCAGGCGTACGTTCCACAGCACGCTCTCCCCGACCCGGTCGAGCGGCGCGCCGCCCAGCCCCGCGCGGTGCTGGACGGAGGCGAGTACGTCCCCGAGGGGGATCCGGTAGGCACCGGTTCCGGCGGAGACCAGGGCGAGGACGAGCACGGTGGCGACGAGGGCCGCGGTGAGCAGGAAGGCCCTTCTGTCGGGGAGGGTCACGTCAGGCGGCCTTGCCGTAGAGCTGGTTGATCAGTGAGGACAGCACCTGGTCGGTGCGCGGGCCGTAGTTGAGCAGGACGCCGTCGTCGACCGTGACCACCCGGCGGTCCATGCCGGCGGGGGTCTGGGCGACGCCCGGGATCTTCGTCAGGCCGTCGACGCCGCCGACCGATTCGAGGCCCTTGGACATCACCAGGATCGCGTCGGGGGCGGCGGCCGCCAGGGCCTCGCTGGTGATCGGAGTGAAGTCCTTGCCGAGCCCGGACTCCTTGCCGGTGTCGACCGCGCCGGCCGCCTCCAGCAGCGAGGCGGCTCCGGAGTCGGAACCGCCCAGCAGATAGACCGAGGCGGTGCCGCGCAGGTAGAGGAACGCGACGCGGGGCTTCTTCCCGGAGGCGGCCGGAATCTCCTTGCGGACGGCGGCGATCCGGTCGGCGGTGCGCTGGTTCAGCCGCGTGCCGGCCTCGGTGACCCCGAGCGCGGCGGAGACCGCGTCGATCCGCTTCGGTACGTCCTCCAGCGACTTGGCGGGGGCGATGACGAGTACGGGGACGCCCGCGTCGCGGATCTGCTGGATCGCCTCGGCGGGACCGCTGGTGCTCTCCGCCAGGACCAGCGTCGGGCGCAGCGAGAGGACGCTCTCGGCGGAGACGTCGTGGCCACGCGTCACCACCGGCAGGGCGGCGGCCTGTTCGAAGGTGGCGGTGATGTCCCGGGCGACCACCCGCTCGCCGAGGCCCAGGGTGTGGACGATCTCGTTGAGGCTGCCGGTCAGCGGGACGACCCGGTCCGCCGAAGCGACCGTGACCCGGGCGCCGTCGGCCGAGGGCACGGTCACCGGCAGCGCGGGCAGCGGCGCCGGGGTGAGCGGTTCCACCCGGTCCGGGGCGGCCGCGGCGTGGGCGGACGGGTCCGGGGTGGTGGCCGTACCTCCGCAGCCCGTCAGCGCAAGTGCCAGTGCTGCCACGGCGAGAGCGAGACGGGGGAAGCGGTGTGACGCGGCGGGCGTAGGCACGAAGGCACCGTCCTGATCGTCCGACTGAGGTTGTGGAGACCGGGGGGTTTCCCATCCGGCCAGGGGTAGCTTAGGTTAGCCTAACCTTGCTTGCTAGACCCTGGAGGGGGCGGTCATGCCCACAAGACCCGTCCGTGCGTTCGCCGTCGCCCTGCTGGCGGCCCTGCTGGGGGCGCTGCTCCCGGCCACCGCCGCCCGGGCGGGCACCGTACAGGGGGGTCGGCTGGACTGGGGCATCAAATCGTCCTTCCAGAGTTATGTCACCGGCCCGGTGGCGAAAGGCAGTTTCAAGCTGAAGAGCGGGGCCGCCACCGTCGGCGGAAGCCTGTTCCGCTTCCACACGGCGACCGGCTCCTACGACCCGGACTCCGGCGCCTTCGAGGCCTCGTACTCGGGCGGGGTGACCTTCCAGGGCCACCAGAAGCCGGACGGCGTCTACGAGCTGGACATGACCGTCAGCCGTCCCACCGTCAGGATCAACGGCGGCAGCGGCACCCTGTACGCGGACGTCTCCAGCAAGGCCAAGGACACCGGCGCGGTCAGCAGCCAGTCCCAGGTGCCGTTCGCGACCCTCGGCCTCGGCGGCGTCGACATGAAGGGCGGCGGCGG is a genomic window containing:
- a CDS encoding heme/hemin ABC transporter substrate-binding protein; translation: MPTPAASHRFPRLALAVAALALALTGCGGTATTPDPSAHAAAAPDRVEPLTPAPLPALPVTVPSADGARVTVASADRVVPLTGSLNEIVHTLGLGERVVARDITATFEQAAALPVVTRGHDVSAESVLSLRPTLVLAESTSGPAEAIQQIRDAGVPVLVIAPAKSLEDVPKRIDAVSAALGVTEAGTRLNQRTADRIAAVRKEIPAASGKKPRVAFLYLRGTASVYLLGGSDSGAASLLEAAGAVDTGKESGLGKDFTPITSEALAAAAPDAILVMSKGLESVGGVDGLTKIPGVAQTPAGMDRRVVTVDDGVLLNYGPRTDQVLSSLINQLYGKAA